The genomic segment CCGGATGTTCTTCGTTTCATGAGAAGCTCGGGAGGGATGGTCCGATGAAGAACAAGAGATCCATAATCGCGGTTTTCCTGCTGTTCTCTGCCGCGTGCTTTGCGCAGGACAAATCCATCGACGCCGAAGCGCGCAGGCAAATTGACGCAGGGAACCAAGCATGGATTGACGGCATGAAGCAGGGCAATGTCGAACTCATCGCTGCTACATATGCGTCGGGCGCAGTGGACTGCAGCCCCGATGGCAAGTGCATCAGCGGCCGGGCCGCGATTCAGGATCACATGAAGGCCGAGATGGCAAAACTGGGCAAGGCTGAATCGGCTTCTGTCACCAGCGTCGGCTCTGTTCAGCAGGATCACTTCGTCTACGAATGGGGTCAGGCTGAAGCACATTTCTCCGGTGGTAGGAAGATTTTCGACCGCTATCTAACCGCCTGGCAGCAGCAACCCGATGGCACATGGAAGATCTTCCGCAACCTGGTAATACCAAGCCGTTGATCCGGACCTGTCCGGCAAGAGCGCTGAAGGTGGAGTCAATTAAGATTTCTCCGTTCCGCATTATGCCCGGAAGGGAAACCCTCATGCGCCGCCTCTCGCTCCTAACCTCTCTGCTCATCACCCTGATCCTCCCCTGTCTGGCCCAAGACAACTGGCGCGCCGCCGTCGACCAGAAGCTCCCCCTCCTCGGCCACCGTAACTGGATCGTCATCGCCGACTCCGCCTACCCGCAATCCTCCTCGCCCGGCATCGACGTCATCGAGACCAACGCCGACCAGCTCGAGGTCGTGCAGTACGTCCTGGCTGCCGTCAATAAATCCATCCACGTCCGCCCTGAGGTCCTACTCGACGCCGAGCTCCCCTACGTCGCCGAGTCCGATGCCCCCGGCGTGACCGGCTACCGCCAGCAGCTCGAAAAGATCCTTGCCGGCAGCTCGGCCCAGCACGAACTACACACCAGCCTGATCCAGCAGCTCGACGACGCCAGCAAGATGTATCGCGTCGTGGTACTCAAAACCCGCATGGCCATCCCTTACACGACGGTTTTCCTGCGCCTGAATGCCAAATACTGGTCCGATGACGCGGAAAAACGCATGCGCGCCAAGATGGCCGCCGGAGCCCCACCGGGCCGGTAACTTCCACAGTCCCCACGGTCTACAGATGAGCCGCCCTTCTGATATACTCAGAGAGTTCACCCCGCGGAGGTGGCGAAATTGGCAGACGCACTAGCTTGAGGTGCTAGCGGGTAACTCCATAGGGGTTCAAGTCCCCTCCTCCGCACCAAAGATTTTTCCGCCGGAAAGCAGCCTTTAGAATGAACATCCTCTTCTACTTCGTCATCACTGTGCACGTGATCGTGTGCCTGTTTCTCATTGGTGTGGTTCTCGTGCAGCAGGGACGCTCGGCCGACCTGGCCGGCGCATTCGGCGGGCAGGGCTCCCAGACGGCTTTCGGCCCACGCGCCGCAGCCAACGTGCTCACCCGGCTCACCACCTGGTCGGCGATCATCTTCATGGTCACCTCCCTGACCCTGACGGTTCTCTACCAGCGCGGAACTCACTCCAAGTCAGTGCTCTCCGGCACGCCCACGGCTCCGGCCTCGGCTCCCGCAAAGCCCGGCAAGTAAGCTTCGTCAGAGCGCATCCTCGAAAGCGGCAGGCCAAAAGGCCCGCCGCTTTTTCGTTTCTACTCCCTATTCCCGGTCTTCCCGTCCTGCCCTCCCCCAAAACTGGCACTAGTGCCAGTGGCCTCCCCCTCCCAATCGAGTTCTCATGAGTCTGCTCCCTCCGGGCGGCCGTATGTCGATCCGTACCCGCGAGTTAGCGCGACAACGAAGGGGCTCGCGACAAGGGCCCTCATGCCATTCCCAACTCCTCCAGGAGGGGATATGAACCGTACCCGTAATGGACTTCTATTTCTGGCCCTGTTTGCCATTATCGCCGTCGGCCTGCGCGCCCAAGACGCCGCATCGACCGCAGCCGCCGGCAAAGCCGCTGTAAAGGACGTCGACCCACTCGCCATGCGCGTCCTCAAGGCCGTAGCCGATCCTGTTCAGCAGGCCCAGTCGTTCTCCTTCAAGGCCCTGGTCAGCGAAGAAGACCTCGCCTCCAACGGCCAGCTCATCACCACCTTCCACGCGGTTGAAGTCACTGTCCAGCGGCCCGACAAGATCCACGTCGTCTTTCGCGGCAGCGGCCAGCGTGTCGACTACTACGGGGCCCCGGGAGGCGCGTACCTTTATGCGCCCGATCCCAAGCTCTACGTCTCGCTCCCCGGCCGTGAAAGCATCGACGCGGCACTCGACGCCCTCAAGGCCAAAGACATCGACGTTCCCATCGGCCCGTTCCTGCGCAGCAACTTCTACGCGCTCGCCGAGAAGCTGGTGAACACTGCCTACGTCATCGGACGCGTCAAGATCGGCGACCAGGATGTCCACCAGCTCGCCTTCACGTCTGACGATGCCGACTGGCAGCTCTGGGTCGTCGGCGGCGACGCTCCCCGCTTCGTGCGCGCTGAGATCATTAACAAAAACATCGAAGGCACTCCGCGCACCACAATTCAGTTCCTCGACTGGAATCTGAATCCGACCCTCTCAGCCGACGACATCACCTTCAACAAGCCCGCCGATGCGAGCCAGATCGAATTCATCGCCATCTCGGGAGGCAATTGAGATGAGACGCATTTTTGCTTTGTCCCTTTGCGGATTTGTTCTCACTGCAATGTCCTTCGCCCAGGTTGGGAGAGGTGGACGCGGCGGGGGAAGCAGCAGCGGCAGCGGCCGTCAGCAGGTTCAGAACCGCTCGACCGGCGAAAACGCTAATCGCGGCGGCAATCGCGACAGCGGCAACAGCGCCCGCGCCAACACCGCGACAACCAACAACAACGTGCGCGGCGCCAACGCGAACACCAACGCCAACACCGCGAACGCCCGCAGCGCGAATGTGAACAACACCAGCGCCAACCGGAATGTGAACAATACCAACGTCAACAACGCCAATGTCAACAACACAAACGTGAACCGGAACGTCAACAACACGAATGTCAACAACACCAACGTCAACCGGAACGTGAATGTGAACCAGAACGTCAACGTGAATGTGAACGGCAATGGCGGCTGCTACAACTGCTATCACAACGATGACGACTGGAACTGGGGTGCATTCGCTGCGGGCGCAGCAGTCGTCGGCACCACGGCCGCCATCGCCTCCGCCGCCAGCCATCCAGCGCCTGCGCCCGCGCCCACCACGGTCGTAGTCCAGGCGCCCCCAAGCGGAACCATCGTCACCTCCCTGCCCGGCGGGTGCAGCACCGTCCAAAGCGGCAACACCACCGTTTACGACTGCAACAACACCATCTATCGCCCCTACTATCAGGGCACCACCCTCGTCTATGAGGTAGTCCCGCAATAACCACGAGCCGCAAGCACAAGAAGCATAAAGGCCCAGGGCAATGACCCTGGGCCTAACCATTTCTGCACTTACCTTCTCATCCACAAAGCCCGATAGTTAGTCGAATCCACCTGAAGAACCTCGTCAGAACCAATGTCCTAAAACGCCGTATTTCTGTCATGGCAACGGATCGTCAGCGCTCCTACACTCGAGCTTGAAAGGAGACGACAATGACAACTTCTTCCTCCACTCTCTCGATCCCCGATACGCGGCTTGCCAAGGAGGCCACTGAGCTTTTGCGCGAGCATTCCACTGACTTGCTCTTTAACCACTCCATGCGCGTTTACTTCTTTGCGGCTGAACACGGCCACCAGCAAAAGCGTCCCTTCGATCGCGAACTCCTATACGTCGCAGCTGTCTTTCACGACTTCGGCCTGATCAAAAAGTATTCCAGCGCAGACGAGCGATTCGAAGTGGATGGCGCGAACCTTGCCCGCCAGTTCCTCACCGCGCACAACGTGGCTGAAGAAAAGATCCGGCGCGTGTGGCAGGCGATCGCGCTGCACACCACGCCCGGCATTACGCAGCACATGGATTCTGAGGTAGCCTTACTCTATTCGGGCGTTGGCCTCGATGTGCTTGGAAGGGGCTTTGATCTGTTCCCCTCCGAATTGCGTGAGGAGATCCTCGCCGCCTACCCCAGGAGGAGCTTCAAGACGAACTTCATCCACGAGTACTTCGCCGGATTCGCGCACAAGCCCGCCACGACCATTGGCACTGTCAACTCTAGCTTTTGCGAACGTCTGATCCCCGGTTACAAGGCTCCCAACGGCATCGATCTCATCGCCGCGTCCCCCTTTGCCGAGTAACCCAAACTCAAGGAGCTCAACCCATGCCAGTCATGAGAGCGATCGAAATTACGGACACCCTGGCTCCGCGCTCAGCAACGCGCCCGGTGCCTGAGCCGCAGCCGGGCGAAATATTGATCCAGGTGTCCGCCGCTGCAGTTACTCCAACCGAACTGCAGTGGTACCCCACCACCCACAATCCAGACGGTTCAGCCCGCCACAACGCGATCCCCGGGCACGAATTCGCAGGCACGGTCGCGAAGCTCGGCCAAGGTGTCACTGGCTACAAAACCGGAGACTCCGTCTTCGGTTTCAACGACTGGTTCGCAGAGGGAGCGACCGCAGAGTTCTGCATTGCGAAATCATCGCAAATTGCACCCAAGCCATCTTCCCTTTCCGAAGCTCAGGCAGCCTCCGCCCCCATCAGCGTGCTCACCGCATGGCAGGGCCTCCACCTCCGCTCGAAATTGCAGAATGGCGAACGCATCCTGATCCATGGCGCATCTGGAGCCGTGGGGCTCTATGCCGTGCAGCTTGCGAAATCCCTCGGCGCGTACGTGATCGCCACCTCCTCAAAGGCGAACATCGAATTCGTAAAGCAGCTTGGAGCGGACGAAGCCATCGACTATCGCGCCAGCCGATTCGAAGACGCGGGGCCGGTCGACGTGGTCTTCGATAGCGTCGGTGGAGAAACCCTGGACAGGTCCTGGAACATCCTCAAGCCCGGCGGCCGCCTGGTCACCATTGCCGCGCAGTCTGAATCCACCACCGATCCGCGCGTCAAAGACGCCTTCTTCATCGTCGAGCAGGACCGAGCACAACTCGCTGAACTGGCCAAGCGTTTCGATGACGGAGGACTGCGCGCCTTCGTGAAAGCTGAAATTCCCCTGGAAGAAGCAGACCGCGCCTACCGTGGCACAATTGACGGCCCTCCCGGCAAGATCGTGATCCGGCCTTGATTGAGCCAGTGGTGGCGCCTAAGCGTGCAGGCCATCACACCGCCCGTTTGAACCGCTCCACGTAATCCGCCGCGGTAATGCCCAGCACGCGTTGGAAGCCCCGCCGCATCGCGTCCACGGATCCAAATCCGCACGCGTCGGCGACTTCCTTCAATCCCTTCGACGAGCTATCAATCATCTGCTGTGCGGCCTCGACGCGCAGCTGCGTGACAAGTTGTCCCGGATTCATCTTCATTTCTCGCAGGCACACGCGAGAAAAGTGCCTGGGGCTCATGCCCATTCTTGCGGCCAGGGCTTCGACAGAGAGATCCCCTCGCAGGTTCTCGAGCATGTAGACCTGCAGTTCCCTCAGGGGCTCAAACGTAGTTGCCTGCCGCGAGAGCATATGGCTGTACTGCGCCTGGCCACCCGGGCGAACAAGGAACATGACAAGCTGCCGCGCTACGGCCAGCGCTGCATCGTGGCCGTGATCCTCTTCCACCAGTGCCAGCGACAGGTCAATGCCCGCCGTGATTCCCGCTGATGTGTACATATTTCCGTCGCGCAAGAAGATGGGATCGCGCTCCACCTTCACGCGCGGAAAGTCTCTCGCGAGCTTCTCGCAGAATCTCCAATGCGTTACGGCTCTCCTGCCATCCAGCAGTCCGGCAGCGGCCAACAGAAACGCCCCGGTGCAAATCGAAGCAATGCGGCGCGAGCGCGATGCCGCATCTGCGATCCAGTCGACGTATTCCCGGCTGTATTTGCCTGACTCCGCGCCCGGCCCACCGGCAATAACCAGCGTGTCGATCGGACCCGACACTGCATCGGGAGAGACCGCACCAGCGATCCTCACCCCCCGATTTGTATCCAGTTCACCGGAGCCGTCGTGCGCCACCACTGAAATCTGGTACTCCGGCACACTCGAGAACACCTCCAGCGGTCCCGTCACATCGAGAATCTGCACCGGCGGCGGTCCGCTGATCACCACATTCCGCATAACGCAATTCTAGGAGAGCAAGGAAGGGCAGACGCCCACGATCCGATAAGAGGCGGCGCAGCTATTTCCAATTTTCATAACTAGCTTAGAATCCCCGTGGACATCGGCCCGAAAGGGAATGTGTGTTTCGGGGGATGCTTGATACCATGACACTCCGCGGTGAACGAAAAGCGCGCCTCAGTCCTCGCGCAAAAGCACAAGCGGATCAGCCGACAGCGCATGTTGCGCCGGAATCCAGATCGCGAGCAGGCCCAGCAAAGCCATCGCAACAATCACACCGCCAAGGACGATCGGGTCTCGCGGCGTGGCTTGATACACGATGGAAGCAAGCACCCGGCTTGCCAGCACGCCGAAGATCAACCCGGCCATCGATCCTATTGCCAGTAATCGCAACGCACGTCCCAACGCCGCGCCCAGCACTTCTCTCCGCTTCGCGCCCAGCGCAATGCGAATTCCCAGCTCCTTCAGCCGCTTGTTGACGGAGTAAGCTGCCATTCCGAAGATGCCTGTGATCGACAAGATGCCGCCCATAACGCCCAGCGCGCCCAGCGCCATCGTGGCCACGCGCGCTGGAAACAAGACGACGTTCAGCAGCGAGTTCCACGTTTCGATATTCACCGGCAGCCCGGCATCCAGTTCGCGCAGCTTCACGCGCATAGCGGCCGCCAGTGCCACCGGGTCAGACCTCGACCGCACAATGACGTGCACCAGGTTTGCAGGTGACTGCATGAAAGGCCGAAACACCGCGGGCTGCTGATCCTCGGTGAGGCTCAAATATTTCCCGTCTTCCGCTACCCCCACAATCTCGATGCGGTTTCCGTGGAGGTCGCGGTAGTACCTTCCCATCGCGTTCGCGACTGTCCCGAACATCTTCACAGCAAACTCCCTGTTCGCAATCGCGACAGGCTGCGCATTCTTGTCGTCGTGCCAGGTGAAGCTGCGGCCAGCCAGCAGACTCGTCGCCGCCGCTTCAAAGTATCCAGGCGAAACATCGTAGGCATACGGCCTGACCGCGACATTCGACTGGCTCAAGTCCCGCGTATCATCCTTGAACGCATTCACGCGAAAAGCCGCGGTGTACACCAGCGGCGGATAGTTATTCACGAGTCCTGCATGCTCCACTCCAGGAATCGCCTGCATCGCATCCACCAGCCGCCTCTGCATCAACAGCATGTTGTCGCCGCTGTATCCGCCCATTGATAGGTCGACGCCCAGAACCTGCGTGTCCCGCGGCTCAAAGCCGAAATTGCTGTGCAGTGATTTCAGCAGTCCCCGGATGGCCACCATCGATGCCGTTACGAGCACCGCGCAAATCGCAATCTGCAGCACGAGCAAAGCATCGCGAACAGGGATCCGTCTCGACAACGGATTCCATCCAGCCTTCACAACTTCGTAAGGATGTGCCCGCATCACCTGGCGCACAGGCACGACCCCAAATAGCAATCCGCTCACCAGCGCAAGAACGACCGCCACAACAAAGATGCGCGCATCGATAGTGATAGGAATGTGAATCGGCGCGCCCTGAAACGGCTGCCACGCAGCAAGGCTTCTCAACAGTACGATGCTTGCACCCAACCCAACTGCTCCACCAGCGCACGAGATCAGCAGCGCTTCGGTGAACAACTGGCGCAACACTCTGCTTCGAGTGGAGCCCAGTGCCAGCCGTAATGCCATTTCCCTCGAACGGTCCGCAGCATGCGCCGCGAACAGCCCACCAAGGTTGGCGCACGCAGCCAGCAGAATCAACAGCGCTAGCAACGCCAACCCGGCCACAAACGCACGTATCGCGTCCCCAAACGCGGTCAGTCCGACCTGCCCGAGGCTCCC from the Occallatibacter riparius genome contains:
- a CDS encoding YybH family protein, coding for MKNKRSIIAVFLLFSAACFAQDKSIDAEARRQIDAGNQAWIDGMKQGNVELIAATYASGAVDCSPDGKCISGRAAIQDHMKAEMAKLGKAESASVTSVGSVQQDHFVYEWGQAEAHFSGGRKIFDRYLTAWQQQPDGTWKIFRNLVIPSR
- a CDS encoding RbsD/FucU domain-containing protein, which produces MRRLSLLTSLLITLILPCLAQDNWRAAVDQKLPLLGHRNWIVIADSAYPQSSSPGIDVIETNADQLEVVQYVLAAVNKSIHVRPEVLLDAELPYVAESDAPGVTGYRQQLEKILAGSSAQHELHTSLIQQLDDASKMYRVVVLKTRMAIPYTTVFLRLNAKYWSDDAEKRMRAKMAAGAPPGR
- the secG gene encoding preprotein translocase subunit SecG, which produces MNILFYFVITVHVIVCLFLIGVVLVQQGRSADLAGAFGGQGSQTAFGPRAAANVLTRLTTWSAIIFMVTSLTLTVLYQRGTHSKSVLSGTPTAPASAPAKPGK
- a CDS encoding DUF2092 domain-containing protein, whose product is MNRTRNGLLFLALFAIIAVGLRAQDAASTAAAGKAAVKDVDPLAMRVLKAVADPVQQAQSFSFKALVSEEDLASNGQLITTFHAVEVTVQRPDKIHVVFRGSGQRVDYYGAPGGAYLYAPDPKLYVSLPGRESIDAALDALKAKDIDVPIGPFLRSNFYALAEKLVNTAYVIGRVKIGDQDVHQLAFTSDDADWQLWVVGGDAPRFVRAEIINKNIEGTPRTTIQFLDWNLNPTLSADDITFNKPADASQIEFIAISGGN
- a CDS encoding DUF6515 family protein — translated: MRRIFALSLCGFVLTAMSFAQVGRGGRGGGSSSGSGRQQVQNRSTGENANRGGNRDSGNSARANTATTNNNVRGANANTNANTANARSANVNNTSANRNVNNTNVNNANVNNTNVNRNVNNTNVNNTNVNRNVNVNQNVNVNVNGNGGCYNCYHNDDDWNWGAFAAGAAVVGTTAAIASAASHPAPAPAPTTVVVQAPPSGTIVTSLPGGCSTVQSGNTTVYDCNNTIYRPYYQGTTLVYEVVPQ
- a CDS encoding HD domain-containing protein, which encodes MTTSSSTLSIPDTRLAKEATELLREHSTDLLFNHSMRVYFFAAEHGHQQKRPFDRELLYVAAVFHDFGLIKKYSSADERFEVDGANLARQFLTAHNVAEEKIRRVWQAIALHTTPGITQHMDSEVALLYSGVGLDVLGRGFDLFPSELREEILAAYPRRSFKTNFIHEYFAGFAHKPATTIGTVNSSFCERLIPGYKAPNGIDLIAASPFAE
- a CDS encoding NADP-dependent oxidoreductase gives rise to the protein MPVMRAIEITDTLAPRSATRPVPEPQPGEILIQVSAAAVTPTELQWYPTTHNPDGSARHNAIPGHEFAGTVAKLGQGVTGYKTGDSVFGFNDWFAEGATAEFCIAKSSQIAPKPSSLSEAQAASAPISVLTAWQGLHLRSKLQNGERILIHGASGAVGLYAVQLAKSLGAYVIATSSKANIEFVKQLGADEAIDYRASRFEDAGPVDVVFDSVGGETLDRSWNILKPGGRLVTIAAQSESTTDPRVKDAFFIVEQDRAQLAELAKRFDDGGLRAFVKAEIPLEEADRAYRGTIDGPPGKIVIRP
- a CDS encoding GlxA family transcriptional regulator gives rise to the protein MRNVVISGPPPVQILDVTGPLEVFSSVPEYQISVVAHDGSGELDTNRGVRIAGAVSPDAVSGPIDTLVIAGGPGAESGKYSREYVDWIADAASRSRRIASICTGAFLLAAAGLLDGRRAVTHWRFCEKLARDFPRVKVERDPIFLRDGNMYTSAGITAGIDLSLALVEEDHGHDAALAVARQLVMFLVRPGGQAQYSHMLSRQATTFEPLRELQVYMLENLRGDLSVEALAARMGMSPRHFSRVCLREMKMNPGQLVTQLRVEAAQQMIDSSSKGLKEVADACGFGSVDAMRRGFQRVLGITAADYVERFKRAV
- a CDS encoding ADOP family duplicated permease, with amino-acid sequence MKVFAYLRSIAGKFLRPNEVVDDLEEELASHIAHYADDLERLGMTRAAAERQARVAFGARERFKEESYAALGAHSFEILLRDMRLALRVLSKSKAFAFAAVLTMALAIGANAVVFGIGDALLRPLAVPEVKSLYGTHYGDGSGFQSYPNYVDLRDRNRTFEDLACFNFAFVGFDEGNNPSNSTSFAVSGNYFDVLKVQPYLGRFFHASDEHGQNSAAYIVLSRAFWHSRFHDDRSVIGRVVQVDKHPFTVIGVAPDEFRGTLFFVAPDFYVPIVNQQQVGGGNAFSERANMQGVFEVFGHLRRGVSVRDAEADVNAIGDELQREYPKDVRHQKGSLGQVGLTAFGDAIRAFVAGLALLALLILLAACANLGGLFAAHAADRSREMALRLALGSTRSRVLRQLFTEALLISCAGGAVGLGASIVLLRSLAAWQPFQGAPIHIPITIDARIFVVAVVLALVSGLLFGVVPVRQVMRAHPYEVVKAGWNPLSRRIPVRDALLVLQIAICAVLVTASMVAIRGLLKSLHSNFGFEPRDTQVLGVDLSMGGYSGDNMLLMQRRLVDAMQAIPGVEHAGLVNNYPPLVYTAAFRVNAFKDDTRDLSQSNVAVRPYAYDVSPGYFEAAATSLLAGRSFTWHDDKNAQPVAIANREFAVKMFGTVANAMGRYYRDLHGNRIEIVGVAEDGKYLSLTEDQQPAVFRPFMQSPANLVHVIVRSRSDPVALAAAMRVKLRELDAGLPVNIETWNSLLNVVLFPARVATMALGALGVMGGILSITGIFGMAAYSVNKRLKELGIRIALGAKRREVLGAALGRALRLLAIGSMAGLIFGVLASRVLASIVYQATPRDPIVLGGVIVAMALLGLLAIWIPAQHALSADPLVLLRED